One genomic region from Bacillus sp. SLBN-46 encodes:
- a CDS encoding GNAT family N-acetyltransferase, with the protein MIKVIDLQNRNLAKELLELQRASYLIEAELINFFEIPPLKESLEELIECKETFLGYFEEKTLAGAISYTVEGDELTICRMIVHPAHFRKGIAQKLLSEVESWNSQLSVYKVSTGKDNPPAKNLYLKNGFTFVSDFEVVPGLYISNFEKRKVEEA; encoded by the coding sequence ATGATAAAAGTGATTGATTTACAAAATAGGAATCTAGCAAAGGAATTGTTGGAGCTTCAGAGGGCATCCTACCTGATTGAAGCTGAGTTAATTAATTTTTTCGAAATACCACCACTAAAAGAGTCTTTGGAGGAATTAATTGAATGTAAGGAAACTTTCCTCGGTTATTTCGAAGAAAAAACACTCGCAGGAGCCATATCCTATACAGTGGAAGGGGACGAGTTGACGATTTGCCGAATGATTGTTCATCCTGCCCATTTTAGAAAAGGAATTGCACAGAAATTGTTGAGTGAAGTAGAGAGCTGGAATTCTCAACTGTCCGTTTATAAAGTATCAACGGGTAAAGATAATCCCCCAGCCAAGAATTTATATCTGAAAAATGGATTCACATTCGTAAGTGACTTTGAAGTAGTACCAGGATTATATATTAGTAATTTTGAAAAAAGAAAGGTGGAAGAAGCATGA
- a CDS encoding sugar O-acetyltransferase, protein MITEKEKMVNGEMYNPADSELVKGRENARRLTRLYNQTLETEVDKRTELLKELFGTTGDNIYIEPTLRCDYGYNLHVGENFYANFDCVFLDVCEIRIGDHCFIAPGVHIYTATHPINPYERISGIEYGKPVTIGDNVWIGGRAVINPGITIGNNVVIASGAVVTKDVPDNVVVGGNPAKIIKEIDC, encoded by the coding sequence ATGATAACTGAAAAGGAAAAAATGGTAAACGGAGAAATGTATAACCCAGCAGACTCTGAACTAGTAAAAGGTAGAGAAAATGCACGAAGATTGACTCGATTATACAATCAAACACTAGAAACAGAGGTTGATAAACGAACCGAATTACTTAAAGAACTTTTTGGAACAACAGGGGACAATATATATATTGAACCTACTTTACGGTGTGACTATGGATACAATCTTCATGTTGGTGAGAATTTTTATGCAAACTTTGATTGCGTATTTTTAGATGTTTGTGAGATACGCATCGGTGATCATTGTTTTATTGCTCCAGGAGTACATATATATACGGCTACCCATCCAATTAATCCTTACGAAAGAATATCTGGTATAGAATATGGCAAGCCAGTCACAATAGGGGACAATGTATGGATAGGGGGACGAGCGGTCATTAATCCAGGAATAACAATAGGAAATAATGTCGTCATTGCATCCGGGGCAGTGGTTACAAAAGATGTACCCGATAACGTTGTCGTTGGTGGAAATCCCGCAAAAATAATTAAAGAAATTGATTGCTAA
- the ltrA gene encoding group II intron reverse transcriptase/maturase, which produces MNQELKFKWHSVYGQILFDRKLKTAWEKVKSNNGAGGIDGETVTSYASNEEKNLKQLLQKLRLKEYTPSPVRRKYIPKKNGKLRPLGIPNIEDRIVQQAVVNVLEPKCEELIFHKWSCGYRPNLGAKRVMQIITWNIESGYNYIYDCDIKGFFDNIPHKKLMKILNKYIADGTILDLIWKWLKAGYMEEGKYHKVDSGTPQGGVISPLLANLFLNELDWELETHGIHFVRYADDFLLFAKTKEEIVRAESITKQKLAELGLEISIEKTKIVDFNHDDFDFLGFTFEHWRKRKRDGKPYYIAKPKDSTWKDFRQKIKDKTMKSLTFSKEMWVERVNQVIRGKVNYFLTLWNAINENKKYGREFSCFFNVFRDNLLAIDSYIRRRLRVAMIHDHPSQNKGHKMKTKWGIEFFARIGLVPAFQYYYGKQYGHTIEDYIQYMKVKQEKKYKRKLQRAKERGEVYFTAKRVQMINCAQGKTRYSM; this is translated from the coding sequence TTGAATCAAGAACTAAAGTTCAAATGGCACAGTGTATATGGACAAATTCTCTTCGATAGAAAGCTAAAAACAGCTTGGGAAAAGGTTAAGAGCAATAATGGGGCTGGAGGTATAGATGGAGAAACAGTCACAAGTTACGCAAGTAACGAAGAAAAGAATCTCAAGCAGTTACTCCAGAAATTAAGACTTAAAGAGTACACCCCGTCACCAGTACGAAGAAAATATATTCCCAAAAAGAACGGAAAACTTCGTCCACTGGGGATACCAAATATTGAAGACCGTATCGTTCAGCAAGCTGTGGTTAATGTACTTGAACCTAAATGTGAAGAACTCATTTTCCATAAATGGTCATGCGGCTATCGTCCAAATCTTGGAGCTAAAAGAGTAATGCAAATCATTACTTGGAATATCGAGAGTGGTTACAATTATATTTACGATTGTGATATTAAGGGATTCTTTGACAATATTCCTCATAAAAAGTTAATGAAGATACTTAATAAATATATAGCTGATGGAACTATACTCGATCTAATTTGGAAATGGCTTAAAGCGGGCTACATGGAAGAAGGAAAGTATCACAAAGTAGACTCAGGAACCCCGCAAGGGGGTGTGATTTCACCATTACTTGCGAATCTCTTTCTAAATGAACTTGATTGGGAACTTGAAACCCATGGAATTCACTTCGTCAGATATGCCGATGATTTCCTCTTATTTGCCAAAACAAAAGAGGAAATTGTGCGTGCAGAATCAATAACAAAACAAAAGCTAGCTGAATTAGGGCTTGAGATCTCCATCGAGAAAACGAAAATCGTCGATTTTAACCATGATGATTTTGATTTCCTTGGATTCACTTTTGAGCACTGGAGGAAAAGGAAGAGAGATGGAAAACCATACTACATAGCTAAACCAAAGGATTCTACATGGAAAGACTTTCGCCAAAAGATAAAGGATAAAACAATGAAATCCCTAACTTTTAGCAAAGAAATGTGGGTTGAACGTGTGAATCAAGTAATACGGGGAAAAGTAAATTACTTTTTAACACTTTGGAATGCGATAAACGAGAATAAAAAGTATGGAAGAGAATTTTCATGTTTCTTCAACGTTTTCAGAGATAACTTATTAGCCATAGATAGCTATATAAGAAGAAGACTAAGAGTAGCAATGATACATGACCATCCAAGTCAAAACAAAGGGCATAAGATGAAAACAAAATGGGGAATAGAGTTCTTTGCGAGGATTGGATTAGTTCCAGCATTTCAATATTATTATGGAAAGCAATATGGACATACCATTGAGGACTACATTCAGTACATGAAGGTAAAACAAGAAAAGAAATATAAAAGAAAACTACAAAGAGCCAAAGAACGTGGAGAGGTTTACTTCACAGCCAAAAGAGTCCAAATGATTAACTGTGCACAGGGTAAAACAAGGTATTCAATGTAA
- a CDS encoding VWA-like domain-containing protein: MKWHKTILSMIQQRQDKKVALAVDTSTNEAPVILINNIVKLFETVKPDTLLVQADFKIRDISPVKSETLTFYTHGKSSYTLVLEWAKEEKIDTLFYITDVTGFFSEDMETVDFELFWLVPGQFLPRVPFGKAIKVA; this comes from the coding sequence TTGAAATGGCACAAAACGATTCTTTCTATGATACAGCAACGACAGGACAAAAAAGTGGCTTTAGCAGTAGATACATCCACTAATGAAGCACCTGTTATCCTTATTAATAACATAGTAAAGCTGTTTGAAACCGTTAAGCCAGACACGCTCTTGGTTCAAGCAGATTTTAAGATCCGAGATATTTCCCCAGTAAAAAGTGAAACCCTTACTTTTTATACACACGGGAAATCTTCCTATACATTAGTGCTTGAGTGGGCAAAAGAAGAAAAGATAGACACACTGTTTTATATTACGGATGTAACCGGCTTTTTTTCAGAGGACATGGAAACAGTGGATTTTGAATTATTTTGGCTTGTACCAGGGCAATTCCTACCGAGAGTACCATTTGGAAAAGCAATTAAAGTCGCATAA